From the Lathyrus oleraceus cultivar Zhongwan6 chromosome 4, CAAS_Psat_ZW6_1.0, whole genome shotgun sequence genome, one window contains:
- the LOC127138445 gene encoding uncharacterized protein LOC127138445 has translation MMKKMKAVAVSINPSSDVFMDQRSIMRHRSLLQDYEDLHKETEAMRMKLEAVKQKKLILSAEVRFLRHRYTYLLKHPLPKAQPKQEVIKPQKLKIKEPKITKGRSYNRKESTLRPHTGSKSNSKERVFNGFVEDTRQKTSHVFDLNQNGRSLSKKDGSFHSSSAPVLDLNHKERVHSGKEATKKSVTPFFDLNQISREEEELEGNNQPMWIEEQKKSSTQRGVNEEQHNDIKLSVCRNLGEGSSRAGKRKITWQDQVALRV, from the exons atgatgaagaagatgaaagCTGTTGCCGTTTCCATCAATCCTTCGTCTGATGTGTTTATGGATCAGAGATCTATCATGAGGCACCGGAGTCTCTTGCAGGACTATGAAGATTTGCATAAG GAAACAGAGGCCATGAGAATGAAATTGGAAGCTGTGAAGCAGAAAAAGTTGATTCTTTCAGCTGAAGTTAG ATTCTTAAGGCACCGTTACACATACTTGTTAAAACATCCTCTTCCTAAGGCACAACCAAAGCAAGAAGTTATAAAGCCACAAAAGCTGAAAATCAAAGAGCCAAAGATCACAAAGGGAAGGAGCTACAATAGAAAGGAATCTACCCTGAGACCTCACACCGGTTCAAAATCGAACTCAAAAGAAAGAGTTTTCAATGGATTTGTTGAAGACACAAGGCAGAAAACTAGCCATGTGTTTGATTTAAACCAGAATGGTAGAAGCTTAAGTAAAAAAGATGGTTCTTTTCATAGCTCTTCTGCTCCTGTGCTTGACTTGAATCACAAAGAAAGGGTTCATAGTGGGAAAGAAGCCACAAAGAAAAGTGTAACACCATTTTTCGACTTGAACCAGATTTCG AGAGAAGAGGAGGAATTAGAGGGAAACAATCAGCCAATGTGGATTGAAGAACAAAAGAAGAGTAGTACACAAAGAGGTGTGAATGAGGAACAGCACAATGATATCAAGCTTTCAGTTTGTAGAAACCTTGGAGAAGGATCAAGTAGAGCAGGGAAAAGGAAGATCACATGGCAAGACCAAGTGGCATTAAGGGTTTGA